Proteins encoded by one window of Pelmatolapia mariae isolate MD_Pm_ZW linkage group LG14, Pm_UMD_F_2, whole genome shotgun sequence:
- the meis3 gene encoding homeobox protein Meis3 encodes MEKRYEELVHYSGSEGMSVGGYGDEVRGLPPPQYGPTIPDSLKHHKDQIYGHPLFPLLALVFEKCELATCSPRDSTSLSATSHLPGMTNHSDVCSSESFNDDIAAFAKQIRSEKPIFSSNPELDNLMIQAIQVLRFHLLELEKVHDLCDNFCHRYITCLKGKMPTDLVLDEREGGSKSDMEDFTGSCTSLSEQNASWLREPDECATTPLGTPGTCGLPSHSTADNCSDAGDGLDGGVASPSTGEEDETDRDRRNNKKRGIFPKVATNIMRAWLFQHLSHPYPSEEQKKQLSQDTGLTILQVNNWFINARRRIVQPMIDQSNRSGQGGPYSPEGAALGGYGLDGQAHLGLRTAGLQGMSSLQGDYPGALLSQPGYPPHPGPSLHSYPGPHPHAAMLLHPPPHAHPAEPLLTQGLDIHAH; translated from the exons ATGGAGAAGAGG TATGAAGAGCTGGTGCACTACTCAGGGTCAGAGGGCATGTCGGTGGGGGGGTACGGGGACGAAGTCCGGGGGCTTCCTCCCCCGCAGTACGGACCCACCATCCCCGACTCCCTCAAACACCACAAGGACCAGATCTACGG tcaCCCACTGTTTCCACTGCTGGCCTTAGTGTTTGAGAAGTGTGAGCTGGCCACCTGCTCCCCTcgagactccacctccctgtcAGCAACCTCCCACCTCCCCGGCATGACCAATCACAGCGACGTCTGCTCCTCCGAATCCTTCAACGATGACATCGCCGCCTTCGCAAAGCAG ATTCGGTCAGAGAAACCCATTTTTTCTTCCAATCCCGAGCTGGACAATTTG ATGATCCAGGCCATACAGGTTCTTCGCTTTCATTTACTGGAGTTAGAGAAG GTGCACGACCTGTGTGATAATTTCTGCCATCGCTACATCACCTGTCTGAAGGGCAAAATGCCCACAGACCTTGTGCTGGATGAGCGAGAGGGTGGATCCAAGTCTGACATGGAGGATTTCACCGGGTCCTGTACCAGTCTGTCGGAGCAG AATGCATCGTGGTTACGAGAGCCAGATGAATGTGCCACTACTCCTCTGGGAACGCCAGGCACCTGTGGCCTACCTTCACACAGCACAGCAGACAACTGTAGTGATGCAG GCGATGGTCTCGATGGAGGCGTGGCCTCTCCCAGCACAGGTGAGGAGGacgagacagacagagacaggagGAACAACAAGAAGAGGGGGATCTTCCCTAAAGTGGCCACAAACATCATGAGAGCTTGGCTCTTCCAGCACCTGTCG CATCCGTACCCATCTGAGGagcagaagaagcagctgtCACAGGATACAGGACTGACCATCTTACAGGTCAACAACTG GTTCATCAATGCCAGGAGGAgaatagtccagccaatgattgATCAGTCAAATCGCTCAG GTCAGGGTGGTCCCTACAGCCCGGAGGGCGCGGCTCTCGGGGGCTACGGGCTTGACGGCCAGGCCCACCTCGGGCTTCGAACAGCAG GTCTCCAGGGAATGTCCTCCCTGCAGGGTGACTACCCCGGCGCTCTCCTGTCCCAACCAGGCTATCCTCCCCACCCAGGACCGTCCCTCCATTCTTATCCTGGCCCGCACCCTCACGCGGCCATGCTGCTCCACCCGCCGCCTCACGCACACCCCGCAGAGCCACTGCTCACCCAAGGACTGGACATACATGCACATTAG
- the rinl gene encoding ras and Rab interactor 2 — protein sequence MAVHSSVNGTTAIPWRSSRRKLSLLDQLKGCQEAWCPGGAWDREGVHAAICGTPAGSFLVVRDSVTSQPSLLCVSAGAQNEEVFDYNIKCTGAVFQLSESHLSFSDLTQLVLFYSLTRDVLAVCLHIPRWIYSVTDTNKERLSQLEPKTWLSTPPDQQTDEMSHREPSSMMCSIQLTSTNGALCIINPLYLREHGDEWLTHRPAAAQPSNYRRERRLSTTRQWAGAGLQSKRAISLEQETPAPNTESSGLIRACSADSAPTEQTPAGVVLRRPSRDLVIPQPQRVSTGSLPSSTSSTPRNGTPELQRHSSPVPQSPHRVSWIEDGVWLPPPRPSSLLQPPSLELDSLSISSIEEEMEPQMLSSSHHHASAHRLADKVLHRLSAVGQALGGLVSQKKRLSNRVQELSERKGAAFAEAVKGFVEMTSKRGTDPSGVTGSEFLQEVRLSLSSLRETLLENAEIQMLLDSITDLNDSEIDTLVELSIHKVALKPVSSHLYSCIETSRTNDGTFERLQSNLRLLEKNEVTELGGSAGVGVPDSVTLDRIQQKWNNMHDVYSPNKKVEIMLKVCKSIYHSMSANASSAGKVYGADDFLPCLTWVLLRSNLVTLQVDTDYMMELLDPTQLQGEGGYYLTTLYASLYYISSFRPRLAARQLSVEAQQSLNQWHRRRTLHCNQSRRSKHRRTIRRQVCRDGSKDESKNENASVSIDRSQEQEESNTEALQTLSEETGREQGANDQSQPTSPTSDSQPVTQEEETTSKQEDSQTSGEGKEEDHRAL from the exons AT GGCTGTTCACAGTTCAGTTAATGGGACAACAGCCATCCCatggaggagcagcaggaggaaactGTCACTGCTGGATCAGCTGAAAGGCTGCCAGGAGGCCTGGTGCCCCGGGGGAGCCTGGGACAGAGAGGGGGTTCACGCTGCTATCTGTGGGACACCTGCTGGG AGTTTCCTGGTTGTGCGGGACTCTGTGACGTCTCAGCCAagcctgctgtgtgtgtctgccggAGCGCAGAATGAGGAAGTCTTTGATTATAATATCAAATGCACAGGAGCAG TTTTCCAACTGTCTGAGTCTCATCTGTCTTTCTCTGACTTGACTCAGCTGGTGCTCTTCTACTCTCTGACCAG GGATGTGCTGGCTGTTTGTCTCCACATTCCTCGCTGGATCTACAGCGTaacagacacaaacaaagagCGTCTTTCACAGCTTGAACCTA AAACTTGGCTTTCCACACCGCCTGATCAACAGACTGATGAAATGTCCCACAGGGAACCAAGCAGCATGATGTGCTCCATACAG CTGACTTCCACAAACGGGGCCCTGTGTATCATCAATCCCCTCTACCTCCGTGAACATGGAGATGAGTGGCTGACCCACAGGCCAGCTGCCGCACAGCCGTCAAATTACAGACGAGAGCGACGCCTCAGCACCACCCGGCAATGGGCAGGCGCAGGGTTACAAAGTAAACGAGCCATCTCTTTGGAGCAAGAAACCCCTGCTCCCAATACAGAGAGCTCAG GTTTAATCAGAGCCTGTTCCGCTGATTCAGCACCAACTGAGCAAACACCAGCAGGGGTGGTCCTCCGGCGGCCCAGTCGGGATTTAGTAATCCCCCAGCCTCAGAGAGTGAGCACGGGGAGCCTACCTTCATCCACTTCCTCCACCCCCAGAAATGGAACACCTGAGTTGCAGCGCCACAGCAGCCCCGTGCCTCAGTCTCCTCACAGGGTGTCCTGGATTGAGGATGGCGTCTGGCTGCCTCCACCCAGGCCTTCTTCCTTGCTCCAGCCTCCATCACTCGAGCTTGACTCGCTTTCAATCAGCAGCATAGAGGAAGAGATGGAGCCCCAGATGCTAAGCTCGTCACATCACCACGCTTCAGCACACCGTTTGGCTGATAAGGTCCTACATCGCCTCTCTGCCGTGGGCCAGGCGCTGGGTGGGCTGGTAAGCCAGAAAAAAAGACTGTCCAATCGTGTGCAAGAGCTGAGTGAGAGGAAAGGTGCTGCATTCGCAGAGGCTGTGAAGGGATTTGTGGAGATGACATCGAAGCGAGGGACTGATCCTAGTGGTGTCACAGGGTCGGAGTTCTTACAGGAAGTGAGATTATCACTCTCATCACTGAGGGAGACACTGCTGGAAAATGCAGAAATCCAGATGTTACTGGACAGCATAACTGACTTAAATGACTCAGAGATTG ACACCCTGGTGGAGCTCTCCATCCACAAAGTGGCTCTGAAGCCTGTCTCCAGCCACCTCTACTCCTGCATAGAAACCTCCCGAACCAATGATGGCACCTTCGAGCGTCTCCAGAGCAACCTGCGCTTGCTGGAAAAGAACGAGGTGACTGAACTAGGAGGTTCAGCAGGAGTCGGAGTTCCTGACTCCGTCACGCTAGACCGTATCCAGCAGAAATGGAATAATATGCACGATGTCTACTCCCCAAACAAGAAAGTGGAGATCATGCTCAAAGTCTGCAAGAGCATCTATCACAGCATGAGTGCCAATGCTAGCTCAG CAGGTAAAGTGTATGGAGCAGATGATTTCCTGCCCTGCCTGACGTGGGTGCTGCTTCGTAGCAACCTGGTCACCTTGCAGGTAGACACAGATTACATGATGGAACTGCTGGATCCCACACAGCTACAAGGAGAGG GTGGCTACTACCTTACAACTCTATATGCCTCTCTCTACTACATCAGCAGTTTCCGCCCACGACTGGCTGCCCGTCAGCTCAGTGTGGAAGCCCAACAGTCTCTCAATCAGTGGCATCGCAGACGCACACTGCACTGTAACCAGTCGCGTCGCAGCAAGCACAGACGGACTATTCGGAGGCAGGTTTGTCGGGACGGGAGTAAAGatgaaagcaaaaatgaaaatgcatcCGTTAGTATAGACAGGTCACAGGAACAGGAAGAAAGCAACACAGAGGCTCTGCAGACACTGAGCGAGGAGACAGGGAGGGAACAAGGAGCCAATGACCAATCACAGCCTACTAGTCCAACTTCTGACTCTCAACCTGTGACACAGGAAGAGGAAACAACAAGCAAACAGGAAGATAGCCAGACTTCTGGTGAAGGAAAAGAGGAGGACCACAGAGCATTATAA